A region from the Pempheris klunzingeri isolate RE-2024b chromosome 17, fPemKlu1.hap1, whole genome shotgun sequence genome encodes:
- the grapa gene encoding GRB2 related adaptor protein a, which translates to MEAMALYTFRATEGDELSFNKGDMLKITNMEDDPNWYTAELHNRKGFVPKNYINLRPHAWFAGRISRGVAESRLRHRECGAFLVRESESAPGEFSMSVSYGDHVQHFKVLQDRCGQYYVWDEVFSSLNELVEFYHSNSIAKERTVFLRDPEHFARRPHHAHALFDFTPHHPSQLRFLRGDVIELIDCSDSLRWRGRCHGHVGYFPPEYVQPIYHCQ; encoded by the exons ATGGAAGCAATGGCACTGTATACGTTTCGTGCCACAGAGGGTGATGAACTGAGTTTCAACAAGGGCGACATGCTCAAG ATTACCAACATGGAGGATGATCCTAACTGGTACACAGCTGAGCTCCACAACAGAAAAGGCTTTGTGCCAAAAAACTACATCAACCTGCGACCACATGC cTGGTTTGCTGGTCGTATATCTCGTGGTGTAGCAGAAAGTCGACTCAGACACAGGGAGTGTGGGGCTTTTCTGgtcagagagagtgagagcgcCCCCGGAGAGTTCTCCATGTCCGTCAG TTACGGGGACCATGTTCAGCATTTCAAGGTGCTGCAGGATCGCTGTGGTCAGTACTACGTGTGGGACGAGGTCTTCTCCTCTCTGAACGAGCTGGTGGAGTTCTACCATAGCAACAGCATCGCTAAGGAGAGGACCGTCTTCCTCAGAGACCCCGAGCACTTCGCCAGG CGTCCCCATCATGCCCACGCTCTCTTCGACTTCACCCCACACCACCCCTCCCAGCTACGCTTCTTGCGTGGTGATGTCATCGAACTCATTGACTGCTCAGATTCGCTGCGCTGGAGAGGTCGTTGCCATGGACACGTGGGCTACTTCCCCCCGGAGTACGTCCAGCCCATTTACCACTGCCAATGA
- the LOC139216340 gene encoding protein FAM83G-like — MALSQIQCLDDNHVNPRTTESKPEFLYCEDQRLALEAFLRDGREAFFKFLEARGLRGFLSDPELDTLAGAVEPNDPGSERSFPGKAEEDEPPLSLHYWPDLSDTSIPEMDLGWPDCDSYRGVTRTTVYSQPPLDGHAHIKEIVRKMIAQAQKVIAVVMDVFTDVDIFRDLLDAGFKRKVSVYILLEHTTLPHFLSMCQRANMHAGHLKHLRVRCTGGAEFYTRSSTKVRGQMAHRFMFIDGDKAVSGSYSFTWMSSRLDKSLITVVTGQAVDAFDKLFRTLYGSSSSADLRKVPMGPAPEPEPLPQPTSVAPPSAAIARKLYNPKYALLNLGNPSSTASTGNNSPKETQSPENSKTPEVPETKKRRRGRACKAAIQEPPPIHPGLTNLEKACLMSYLPTWPEPDPPSDVIGFINIRDSSKPTPVHLQRSEMFETSQAIRFSSPLSMPKATLPEVVKPRQFTAKCEEINKRQTPQAKTKTEESAVDRTQAVQLNAGPDYSKSKAEAPEQKYTAFGPKCESNKPSTKTLSTENKLKSNTLFNQDAALNTTPHLNAYTPPKSSSKHDYECSFVLHQPFLFPSSSYLLLYNSQCSPPFFLSTLIFDLNSPRP, encoded by the exons ATGGCTCTGTCCCAGATACAGTGTCTGGACGATAACCACGTGAACCCGCGGACGACCGAGTCCAAACCGGAGTTCCTGTACTGTGAGGACCAGCGGCTCGCGCTGGAGGCTTTCCTCCGGGATGGCCGCGAGGCGTTTTTTAAGTTCCTGGAGGCTCGCGGCCTGCGGGGCTTCCTGTCAGACCCGGAGCTGGACACCCTCGCCGGGGCGGTGGAGCCCAATGACCCGGGCTCGGAGCGCTCCTTCCCGGGGAAGGCCGAGGAGGACGAGCCCCCGCTGTCTCTGCACTACTGGCCCGACCTGTCGGACACGTCCATCCCGGAGATGGACCTGGGCTGGCCGGACTGCGACTCTTACCGGGGGGTGACGCGCACTACCGTGTACTCGCAGCCACCCCTGGACGGTCATGCACACATCAAGGAGATTGTCAGAAAAATGATTGCGCAGGCGCAAAAG GTAATAGCAGTGGTGATGGATGTTTTCACTGATGTCGACATCTTTAGAGATTTGCTAGATGCTGGTTTCAAGAGGAAGGTCTCTGTCTACATCCTGTTGGAACACACAACACTACCTCATTTCCTTTCCATGTGTCAGAGGGCCAACATGCATGCCGGACACCTCAAG caccTTCGTGTTCGCTGCACAGGGGGAGCAGAGTTCTACACTCGGTCCTCCACTAAGGTCAGAGGGCAAATGGCGCACAGATTCATGTTCATTGATGGAGACAAAGCCGTGTCTGGTTCGTACAG TTTCACTTGGATGTCATCACGGCTGGACAAAAGTCTCATTACCGTGGTTACAGGCCAGGCAGTGGATGCCTTTGACAAGTTGTTTCGCACACTCTACGGGAGCTCGAGCTCAGCTGACCTCCGGAAGGTCCCCATGGGGCCTGCACCTGAACCAGAGCCCCTCCCACAGCCGACCTCGGTggcccctccctctgctgcaaTTGCAAGGAAACTGTACAACCCCAAATATGCCCTGCTCAATTTAGGCAACCCCAGCTCCACCGCTTCCACTGGCAACAACAGTCCTAAAGAGACCCAAAGTCCAGAGAACTCCAAGACCCCAGAGGTCCCAGAAACCAAGAAGAGGAGGCGAGGGAGGGCTTGCAAAGCAGCCATACAGGAGCCTCCTCCCATCCACCCCGGACTCACCAATCTAGAGAAAGCGTGCTTGATGTCATACCTGCCCACCTGGCCGGAGCCTGACCCCCCCAGTGATGTAATTGGATTCATTAACATTCGGGATTCCAGCAAACCAACTCCAGTCCATCTACAGAGATCTGAGATGTTTGAAACCAGCCAAGCGATCAGGTTTAGCAGCCCATTAAGTATGCCTAAGGCAACCCTGCCAGAGGTCGTTAAGCCCAGACAGTTTACTGCTAAATGTGAGGAGATCAATAAACGTCAAACACCACAAGCTAAAACCAAGACTGAAGAGTCAGCGGTCGACAGAACTCAGGCAGTACAACTCAATGCAGGGCCTGATTACAGCAAAAGTAAAGCAGAGGCTCCTGAACAGAAATACACTGCATTCGGGCCAAAGTGTGAATCCAACAAACCCTCTACTAAGACTCTCAGCACTGAGAATAAACTGAAATCAAACACTCTTTTCAACCAGGATGCTGCCCTCAACACCACACCTCACCTCAATGCATACACACCTCCCAAATCCAGCAGCAAA CACGACTACGAGTGCTCCTTTGTCCTCCACCAGcccttcctcttcccttcttcctcttACCTCCTCCTTTACAACTCTCAATGCTCCCCTCCCTTCTTCCTCAGCACACTCATCTTTGACCTCAACTCCCCCCGTCCCTAA
- the LOC139216965 gene encoding uncharacterized protein, with amino-acid sequence MQSSAKHNTHSSLQELLPKAQGSKQTPEKSLRLQVTDTHVPDLRTPTPEREAWSLAALIRTPTPDGFLPHTPTPDSQTHTPDPRSHTPEFRTPTSDISDGYISSLSTTSEEYYECGDSSFHELVFDQAAYRNHGTTEEYVSFTYPNPSNVTTITISPTCMDYNAVAAKSGTTDRNTSSSDTQSLSGPASVSSMGEETVNEESGREGDEKGRKPSVAQRKTEGDPHGTDGGGSKEAKRTTGHFKQGKDSTETVEKTKEAQSQAPKRKKELNQSERLVYGGVTPGELINEEAEPKRWSTGDLKLKKVALEGERPDKVKEVGRATLGPSGQDSEASSPSRPSRPLLTTQPSGARPGGSRQLNQAESKVPRDSLQVSVNASSPRRLPSRPPPPVTAGRRHTEDSHSQQSLLSRRPPTAQGKVRAGQSPSQHPYPKPQPSFLHTHSNIQLQLPPYSESQTASARKEHCLEEGRAPFSFTFSKLYNLKGLKDRMSKLPAQSKKGSTSSAVEGRKSTS; translated from the exons ATGCAGAGTtctgcaaaacacaacacacacagcagccttcAGGAACTACTTCCAAAAGCACAGGGAAGCAAACAGACACCTGAAAAATCCCTGCGCCTGCAAGTAACCGACACACACGTGCCAGACTTGCGTACGCCGACGCCTGAGAGAGAAGCGTGGTCACTCGCAGCTCTAATTCGCACTCCAACTCCAGACGGGTTTCTTCCGCACACGCCCACCCCggactcacaaacacacacaccggaTCCACGTTCACACACTCCAGAATTTCGAACTCCGACATCCGACATCAGTGACGGATACATCTCATCTCTCTCCACCACCTCAGAGGAGTATTATGAATGTGGCGACTCTTCTTTCCACGAGCTGGTTTTTGACCAAGCAGCTTATCGCAACCATGGCACCACAGAGGAATATGTTAGCTTCACATACCCAAATCCTTCTAATGTCACAACCATCACCATTAGTCCTACATGCATGGATTATAATGCTGTTGCTGCTAAATCAGGCACTACAGACAGGAATACCTCCAGCAGTGACACGCAGAGTTTGTCTGGGCCTGCTAGTGTCTCCTCAATGGGCGAGGAGACTGTAAATGAAGAAAGTGGGAGAGAAGGGGATGAAAAGGGGAGGAAACCAAGTGTGGCACaaaggaagacagagggagatcCTCATGGGACAGACGGGGGAGGCAGCAAGGAAGCTAAGAGAACCACAGGCCATTTTAAACAAGGCAAAGATTCAACAGAGACAGTAGAAAAAACCAAGGAAGCCCAATCCCAAGCCCCTAAGAGAAAGAAGGAGCTAAACCAATCAGAGAGATTGGTCTATGGAGGAGTGACTCCAGGAGAATTAATCAATGAGGAAGCAGAGCCAAAGCGATGGTCCACAGGTGACCTGAAACTAAAGAAGGTGGCCCTTGAGGGTGAGAGACCAGACAAAGTGAAGGAAGTGGGCAGGGCGACATTGGGACCCAGTGGT CAAGACAGTGAAGCGTCCTCCCCCTCCAGACCATCCAGACCCCTCTTAACCACCCAGCCTTCGGGGGCTCGTCCTGGGGGAAGCCGCCAGCTGAACCAGGCAGAAAGCAAGGTGCCCCGCGATAGTCTGCAGGTTTCTGTTAACGCCTCATCTCCTCGCAGACTGCCGTCCAGGCCACCTCCTCCAGTGACAGCTGGGCGGAGGCACACTGAAGACTCCCACAGCCAGCAGAGTCTCCTTTCTCGTCGGCCTCCTACAGCGCAGGGCAAGGTGAGAGCTGGACAGTCACCGAGCCAACATCCTTACCCAAAACCCCAGCCCtcttttctccacacacactcaaacatccagctgcagctccctccGTATTCTGAGAGCCAGACGGCATCAGCACGGAAAGAGCACTGCCTGGAAGAAGGAAGGGCTCCATTTAGCTTCACTTTTAGCAAGCTCTACAACCTCAAGGGCCTGAAGGACAGGATGAGCAAGTTGCCGGCACAAAGCAAGAAAGGCAGCACCAGCTCTGCAGTAGAGGGACGAAAGAGCACAAGCTAG